In the Tissierellales bacterium genome, GTATTGATGGGTTGAAAGGTATACCTTATAAAAGAGGTAATATAATAAGACCATTATTAGATATAAATAGGGATGAAATAGAGGCTTATATAGAGGAAAATAAAATTGATACTAGATTGGATAAAACCAATTTAGAACCTATATATAATAGAAATAAAATTAGGTTAGAACTAATGCCCTATATAGAAGAAAATTTCAATCCAAACATAGTAGATACATTAGCTAGATTTTCTAAGTTAATGTCTATTGATAGTCAATTTTTAGATAAACTTACTAAAGAAGCTTATATTAAAGTAGTGAAAAAAAGAGGAAAAGATAGTATAATTTTAGATAGAGGAAAATTTAGTTTACTACATATGAGTATGAAACAAAGACTAATAAGAAATGCTTTAGAAGAGATACAAGGGAATTTACAAGGTTTTACAGAGAATCATATTAATAGTATAATAAAATTATTTTCTCAGGGAGATACTGGAAAGGCTATTAATTTAATTCATAATATAATAGCTAAGATAAGTTATGGAGACTTAATTATAGAAAAGGGAAGACTTTTGGAAAGGAAAGACTATTTCTATAAATTAAATATTAATGGTAGCACTTATATAGAAGAATTAGATTGTTATTTAAAAACTAAAGTGATTTCTAAAGAGAAATGTGAAATAAATTTCAAGAATAGGTTTATAAAATACTTCGATTATGATATGATATCTAATTGTCTATATATAAGGAATAGAAGAAATGGTGATAGATTTAGTCCTATAGGCATGAAAGGAACTAAGAAATTAAAAGATTTTTTTATTGATGAAAAAGTTTCTAAAGAAGAAAGAGATTCTATTCCTTTAGTAGTAGCTGGAGAAGACATTATTTGGGTTCTAGGCTATAGAATAAGTGAAAAATATAAAATTACAGAAAAAACAAAGAATATTATAATTATAGAGAAGCAAAAAATATATTAATTAGGAGGCTTAAAATGGATGATGTTATAAAAGAAGTACTTGTATCTAGTGAGGAAATTCATAAGAGGGTTAAAGAACTAGGTCAGGAAATTACTGAAGATTATAAAGGGAAGGATTTAATGTTAGTTGGTATACTAAAAGGTGCTGTAATATTTATGTCAGAATTAGTACAAAATATAAACTTACCTATTACAATGGATTTTATGGCAGTTTCTAGTTATGGTAACTCCTCCCAATCTTCTGGTGTAGTAAGAATTATAAAGGATTTAGATTGCTATATAGAAGGTAAAGATATTCTAATAGTTGAAGACATAATAGATACTGGACTAACTCTTGACTATCTAACAGATAATTTGAAAAAGAGGGGGCCTAAAAGTGTTAAAATTTGTACATTATTAGATAAGCCAGAAAGAAGGGAAGTTAAAGTTCCAGTAGATTATGTTGGTTTTCAAGTTCCAGATGAATTTATAGTAGGCTATGGAATAGACTACGCTGAAAAGTATAGGAATTTGCCTTATATTTCTGCCTTAAAAGAAGAAGTATCTAGTTAATGTAATTATAGATTAACTTTAATTAGGTTTAAGGATTTTCTATTTTTCATGAACTCTTAAATTTAATATGCTTTCAAGGCTTGTTTCTAAGACATGGAAATATCTAATTAAAATATTGTAAAAATATACTTTGAAGGTTTTAAATATAAGGGATAGGGAAACTATAGTAAATAAGCTGATTGTAATTTTTAAAAAAATATGCTATAATTTGAGAATATAATATTTATTTGTCTAGGTGGAAGGGAGGACAACAATTGAGAAAAATTTTTCGAGGTATAAGTTTCTATTTGCTTATACTTATTATCATAATACTAGTAGTAGAAGTTATCGGAAAAGACGTAGAACAAGTAAAAGAAATAGATGTTACTGAGTTGATTGAACTACTAGATAGAGGTCAAGTTGCAAGCGTTGAAACTTTAGGAAATAAGGTACAAGGCACATTGAAAGACAAAACCAAGTTCGAGACTATACTCCCAGATGAAATACGATATACTTTTTATTCAGATTACTTGAAAAAAGCAGTAGATAATAAGGAAATACGATATGGAGGATTAGCAGAGCCAGAAAGACCTTGGATATTAGAGGCCTTACCTACTATAGTTACTATTCTAATGGTTATAATATTTTTGTTTATAATTATGCAACAATCCCAGGGTGGTGGAAATAGAGTAATGTCCTTTGGGAAAAGTAAAGCAAAAGTTCATAAACAAGATGAAAGTGAAAGGGTAACTTTTGATGATGTAGCTGGTTTAGATGAAGAAAAGGAAGAATTAGGTGAGATAGTTGATTTCTTAGAAAATCCCAGAAAGTTTATTGAACTAGGTGCTAGGATTCCAAAAGGGGTTTTATTGGTAGGACCACCAGGTACAGGTAAGACTTATTTAAGTAAGGCTGTTGCGGGAGAGGCAGGAGTACCTTTCTATATTATAAGTGGTTCTGATTTCGTGGAAATGTTTGTAGGTGTAGGAGCAAGTCGTGTTAGGGATTTGTTTACAGAAGCTAAGAAAAATTCCCCATGTATTATATTTATAGATGAAATTGATGCTGTTGGAAGAAAAAGAGGAGCAGGATTAGGTGGAGGACATGATGAAAGGGAGCAAACATTAAATCAATTATTAGTTGAGATGGATGGATTTGGAACTAACGAAGGTATAATAGTTATGGCAGCTACAAATAGACCGGATATATTAGACCCAGCAATATTGAGGCCAGGTAGATTTGACAGAAGAGTATATGTAGGAAGTCCTGATATAAAGGGAAGAGAAGAAATATTAAAAATTCATACAAGAAATAAACCATTAGATGAAGAAGTAGACTTAAAAGTGGTCGCAAGAAGGACTGCAGGGTTTACACCAGCAGATTTAGAAAACTTAGTTAACGAAGCTGCTTTATTAGCAGCAAGATATAATTTAGAGAAGATTCCCATGAATGTTATAGAAGAAGCATCTATTAAAGTTGTTGCAGGTCCTGAAAAGAAAAGTAGGGTTATTAGCGAGAATGAGAAAAGATTAACTGCATACCATGAGGCGGGGCATGCTTTAACTGCAAGATTATTACCTACTGCTGATCCAGTTCATATGGTTACAATAATCCCAAGGGGGATGGCTGGAGGTTTTACAGCTTATTTACCTGAAGAAGATAGGTATTATGCAACAAAGAAACAATTAGAAGAACAATTAGTTTATATGCTTGGGGGAAGAGTGGCAGAGGCCTTAGTTCTTGATGATATTAGTACAGGTGCACAAAATGATATTGAAAGGGCAACTAAGTTGGCTAGACAAATGGTTACTCATTATGGAATGAGTCAAAATCTTGGACCTATGACTTATGGTACTGATGATGAAGAAGTATTTATAGGAAAAGATTTTGGAAGAGCTAGAAACTATAGTGAAAAGGTAGCAGCTTCAATAGATAAAGAAATGAGAGATATTATAGATAAGGCATATAGCAAAGCAGAAAAATTATTAAGTGACAATATAAATAAACTTCACAACATAGCTCAAGCTTTAATAGATAAAGAAACTTTAGATGCTAAAGAGTTTGAAGAATCTTTTATGGAGGTATAAAGAAAATTGAAAGGTAGCCCAGGCTACCTTTTTTTGTTTTAATAAGAATTTTTAAAAAAGAAGGAATTTTTAAATTTATATAGAAATATAGTATATAGACGGTAATTGGAAATTCAATAAATATAAATACTGCTTTATTTGTGGCAATACGATTAAAACTAAATTGTATAACAAATGAAACTCAGTATTAATGGCCTATTATGGGCATTAATACTGAGTTTATTTTTATTAAGAAAAGGGGAAGAATAAAAAATATAATAGTTTTTCAGGAAGATGGAATGAAAGGTTATAAGGATGGTAGAAAGACTACAAAGTGGAAAATAATATCTAGATGGAATTCTTTCCATGGTAGTACTATTGTTTTTTGTTTATGACGGGGCAACTGGAAGAAGAGGATATAATCCTTTATTATTATAATAAGGTTGTATAAAATTAAATATTTACCTACATTACAATTTTCCATTAAGAACTCCTAGGTTACACTAGGGGTTCTTAATGGAAAATAAAAATAGTATTAAAGGAGAATTTTTTGTGTAGAAATGCAATATATATTTCATAACACTAAAAAGGTGAAATAATCGTTGCAAAAATATTAATATCATATATTATAATACATGAAGGGACCACTAGATTAGAGAGAATAAATTATTAATGCCATAAGGAGGTTTGCTAGATATGTTTGATGATGAAAAGGTAGAAAGTTTAAAATCTTCAAAAGAAAAATGGGAAAAAGAAAATGTTCAAAAAGTAGTAGAAAGATTTCCTGAAAGAAAAGATAAGTTTACAACCGGATCTAATATTGAAGTAGAAAGACTTTATACACCAATAGATACAAATGAACTAGATTATGAAAAAGATTTAGGATTCCCAGGGGAGTATCCATATACAAGAGGAGTTCAGCCTACTATGTATAGGGGTAGACTTTGGACAATGAGGCAATATGCTGGTTTTGCTACAGCTGAAGAGTCGAACAAAAGGTATAAATATCTATTAGAGCAAGGACAAACAGGTTTAAGTGTAGCTTTTGATTTACCAACTCAAATAGGTTATGATTCAGATCACGGTCTTAGTCAAGGAGAAGTGGGAAAAGTTGGAGTAGCAATTGACTCTCTTAAAGATATGGAAACATTATTTGACGGTATTCCTTTAGACAAAGTAAGTACTTCTATGACTATTAATGCCCCTGCTAGTGTGTTACTTGCTATGTATATGGTAGTTGGTGAAAAGCAAGGAGTACCTATGAACAAATTAAGAGGTACTATTCAGAATGATATTCTTAAAGAGTATATTGCAAGAGGAACTTATATATTTCCACCAAAGCCTTCAATGAGATTAATAACTAATATTTTTGAATATTGTTCCGAAAACGTTCCAGGTTGGAATACTATAAGTATTAGCGGGTATCACATAAGAGAAGCGGGAGCCACAGCTGTTCAGGAAGTTGCATTTACATTAGCTGATGGTATAGCTTATGTAGAAGCAGCTATAGAGGCTGGATTAGACGTAGATGATTTTGCACCTAGATTATCTTTTTTCTTTAATGCACATAATGATTTATTAGAAGAAGTAGCTAAATTTAGGGCGGCCAGAAGACTTTGGGCAAGAATAATGAAAGATAGATTTAAAGCTAAGAATGAAAAGTCCATGAGACTTAAATTTCATACACAAACAGCAGGCTCTACACTAACCGCTCAGCAGTCAGATAATAATATTATAAGAGTAACTATACAAACTTTAGCGGCAGTACTTGGAGGTACTCAATCATTACATACTAATTCAAGGGATGAAGCCTTAGCTTTACCAACAGAAGAATCTGTAAGAATAGCTTTAAGAACTCAACAAATTGTAGCCCATGAAAGTGGGGCAGCAGAAACTATTGACCCATTGGCAGGCTCCTATTATGTAGAACATCTTACAAATAAAATAGAAGAAGAAGCATTAAAATATATAGAAAAAATAGATGAATTAGGTGGAGCACCTCAAGCAATAGATAAAGGTTATATACAAAAAGAAATACAAAATAGTGCATATAAATATCAAATGGAAGTTGAATCAGAAGAAAGAATAGTTGTAGGCGTAAATAAGTTCCAAGTAGAAGAGGAGCAAAAAGAAGATATATTAAGAGTAGATCCAGAAGTAGAAAGGTTACAAGTAGAAAAAATTTCTAAATTAAAGGCAGAGAGAAATAATGATGAAGTAGAAAAAACTCTATTAAGTTTGAAAGAAGCAGCAAAAACAGATGAGAACTTAATGCCTTATATATTAGATGCAGTTAAAAGTTATGCAACCTTAGGTGAAATATGTGGCGTATTAAGAGAAGAGTTTGGAGAATATGAACAGTCTGTTATATTATAGAGTATAGCAAAAAAATCCAATAAGGAGGATAAAGAGATGAGTAGGCCAATAAGAGTATTGGTTGCAAAACCAGGATTAGATGGACATGATAGAGGGGCAAAAGTTATTGCAAGGGCTTTAAGAGATGGAGGAATGGAAGTTATATATACCGGACTAAGGCAAACACCGGAGCAAATTGTAGCAGCAGCAATTCAAGAAGATGTAGATGTAGTTGGCTTAAGTATACTTTCGGGGGCTCATAATTATTTGTTTCCTAAGGTTATAGAATTGTTAAAAAATGAAGATGCAGAAGATATTTTATTGGTTGGAGGAGGAGTAATTCCAGAAGAGGATATTCCAGGACTTAAGGAGGCTGGAGTGTCAGAAGTTTTCACACCTGGAACCTCAACTCAAGATGTAGTAGAATATATAAGGAAGCATGTGAAAAAAGAGATTTCATAGGTGGTGTTTACCATTGAATATAGAAGAAAAATTACTTAAAGGTAATAAAAGAGCTTGTGCAAGACTTATAACTATGCTTGAAAATGAAGATGAGGAAGGTATAGATATAATCAAAAGTTTGTATAAATATACAGGCAATGCTTATGTTGTAGGTATTACAGGACCACCAGGTAGTGGAAAAAGTACACTTACTGATAGGTTAGTAAAGGAATTAAGAAAAGAGGGTAAAAAAATAGGGGTAATAGCCATTGATCCTACAAGTCCATTTACTGGTGGAGCCGTTTTAGGTGATAGAATAAGGATGGCAGATTTAGCTATAGATGAAAATATATTTATAA is a window encoding:
- the tilS gene encoding tRNA lysidine(34) synthetase TilS, which produces IDGLKGIPYKRGNIIRPLLDINRDEIEAYIEENKIDTRLDKTNLEPIYNRNKIRLELMPYIEENFNPNIVDTLARFSKLMSIDSQFLDKLTKEAYIKVVKKRGKDSIILDRGKFSLLHMSMKQRLIRNALEEIQGNLQGFTENHINSIIKLFSQGDTGKAINLIHNIIAKISYGDLIIEKGRLLERKDYFYKLNINGSTYIEELDCYLKTKVISKEKCEINFKNRFIKYFDYDMISNCLYIRNRRNGDRFSPIGMKGTKKLKDFFIDEKVSKEERDSIPLVVAGEDIIWVLGYRISEKYKITEKTKNIIIIEKQKIY
- the hpt gene encoding hypoxanthine phosphoribosyltransferase produces the protein MDDVIKEVLVSSEEIHKRVKELGQEITEDYKGKDLMLVGILKGAVIFMSELVQNINLPITMDFMAVSSYGNSSQSSGVVRIIKDLDCYIEGKDILIVEDIIDTGLTLDYLTDNLKKRGPKSVKICTLLDKPERREVKVPVDYVGFQVPDEFIVGYGIDYAEKYRNLPYISALKEEVSS
- the ftsH gene encoding ATP-dependent zinc metalloprotease FtsH, yielding MRKIFRGISFYLLILIIIILVVEVIGKDVEQVKEIDVTELIELLDRGQVASVETLGNKVQGTLKDKTKFETILPDEIRYTFYSDYLKKAVDNKEIRYGGLAEPERPWILEALPTIVTILMVIIFLFIIMQQSQGGGNRVMSFGKSKAKVHKQDESERVTFDDVAGLDEEKEELGEIVDFLENPRKFIELGARIPKGVLLVGPPGTGKTYLSKAVAGEAGVPFYIISGSDFVEMFVGVGASRVRDLFTEAKKNSPCIIFIDEIDAVGRKRGAGLGGGHDEREQTLNQLLVEMDGFGTNEGIIVMAATNRPDILDPAILRPGRFDRRVYVGSPDIKGREEILKIHTRNKPLDEEVDLKVVARRTAGFTPADLENLVNEAALLAARYNLEKIPMNVIEEASIKVVAGPEKKSRVISENEKRLTAYHEAGHALTARLLPTADPVHMVTIIPRGMAGGFTAYLPEEDRYYATKKQLEEQLVYMLGGRVAEALVLDDISTGAQNDIERATKLARQMVTHYGMSQNLGPMTYGTDDEEVFIGKDFGRARNYSEKVAASIDKEMRDIIDKAYSKAEKLLSDNINKLHNIAQALIDKETLDAKEFEESFMEV
- a CDS encoding methylmalonyl-CoA mutase family protein, with product MFDDEKVESLKSSKEKWEKENVQKVVERFPERKDKFTTGSNIEVERLYTPIDTNELDYEKDLGFPGEYPYTRGVQPTMYRGRLWTMRQYAGFATAEESNKRYKYLLEQGQTGLSVAFDLPTQIGYDSDHGLSQGEVGKVGVAIDSLKDMETLFDGIPLDKVSTSMTINAPASVLLAMYMVVGEKQGVPMNKLRGTIQNDILKEYIARGTYIFPPKPSMRLITNIFEYCSENVPGWNTISISGYHIREAGATAVQEVAFTLADGIAYVEAAIEAGLDVDDFAPRLSFFFNAHNDLLEEVAKFRAARRLWARIMKDRFKAKNEKSMRLKFHTQTAGSTLTAQQSDNNIIRVTIQTLAAVLGGTQSLHTNSRDEALALPTEESVRIALRTQQIVAHESGAAETIDPLAGSYYVEHLTNKIEEEALKYIEKIDELGGAPQAIDKGYIQKEIQNSAYKYQMEVESEERIVVGVNKFQVEEEQKEDILRVDPEVERLQVEKISKLKAERNNDEVEKTLLSLKEAAKTDENLMPYILDAVKSYATLGEICGVLREEFGEYEQSVIL
- a CDS encoding cobalamin B12-binding domain-containing protein, with amino-acid sequence MSRPIRVLVAKPGLDGHDRGAKVIARALRDGGMEVIYTGLRQTPEQIVAAAIQEDVDVVGLSILSGAHNYLFPKVIELLKNEDAEDILLVGGGVIPEEDIPGLKEAGVSEVFTPGTSTQDVVEYIRKHVKKEIS